A window of Pantoea agglomerans contains these coding sequences:
- the fusA gene encoding elongation factor G: MARTTPIARYRNIGISAHIDAGKTTTTERILFYTGVNHKIGEVHDGAATMDWMAQEQERGITITSAATTAFWSGMAKQFEPHRINIIDTPGHVDFTIEVERSMRVLDGAVMVYCAVGGVQPQSETVWRQANKYKVPRIAFVNKMDRMGANFLKVVGQIESRLGATPVPLQLAIGAEENFTGVVDLIKMKAINWNDADQGVTFVYEDIPADMQELAEEWRGKLIEAAAEASEELMEKFFSGEELSEEEIKTALRQRVLRNEIILVTCGSAFKNKGVQAMLDAVVEYLPAPTDVPAINGMLDDGKDTPAERHADDSEPFSALAFKIANDPFVGNLTFFRVYSGVVNSGDTVLNSVKSARERFGRIVQMHANKREEISEVRAGDIAAAIGLKDVITGDTLCDPNSPIILERMEFPEPVISIAVEPKTKADQEKMGLALGRLAKEDPSFRVWTDEESNQTIIAGMGELHLDIIVDRMKREFNVEANVGKPQVAYREAIRSKVTDIEGKHAKQSGGRGQYGHVVIDMYPLEPGSNPKGYEFVNDIKGGVIPGEYIPAVDKGIQEQLKSGPLAGYPVVDLGVRLHFGSYHDVDSSELAFKLAASIAFKDGFKKAQPVLLEPIMKVEVETPEENTGDVIGDLSRRRGMLKGQESNATGVQIHAEVPLSEMFGYATQLRSLTKGRASYSMEFLKYDDAPNNVAQAVIEARSK; this comes from the coding sequence ATGGCTCGTACAACACCCATTGCGCGCTACCGTAACATCGGTATCAGCGCACACATCGACGCCGGTAAAACCACGACGACCGAGCGCATCCTGTTCTACACCGGTGTTAACCACAAAATCGGTGAAGTACACGATGGCGCAGCGACCATGGACTGGATGGCGCAGGAGCAGGAGCGTGGTATCACCATCACGTCTGCAGCGACCACCGCATTCTGGTCCGGTATGGCTAAGCAGTTTGAGCCGCACCGTATCAACATCATCGACACCCCTGGACACGTTGACTTCACCATCGAAGTAGAACGTTCAATGCGTGTGCTCGATGGCGCAGTAATGGTTTACTGTGCTGTAGGTGGCGTGCAGCCGCAGTCTGAGACCGTATGGCGTCAGGCAAACAAATATAAAGTTCCGCGTATTGCGTTCGTTAACAAAATGGACCGCATGGGCGCGAACTTCCTGAAAGTTGTTGGTCAGATCGAATCCCGTCTGGGCGCGACTCCGGTTCCGCTGCAGCTGGCTATCGGCGCTGAAGAGAACTTCACCGGCGTTGTTGACCTGATCAAAATGAAAGCCATCAACTGGAACGATGCCGACCAGGGCGTTACCTTCGTTTACGAAGATATCCCGGCCGACATGCAGGAACTGGCTGAAGAATGGCGCGGCAAGCTGATCGAAGCAGCAGCAGAAGCTTCTGAAGAGCTGATGGAGAAATTCTTCAGCGGCGAAGAGCTGAGCGAAGAAGAGATCAAAACCGCTCTGCGTCAGCGCGTACTGCGTAACGAAATCATCCTGGTTACCTGTGGTTCTGCGTTCAAGAACAAAGGTGTTCAGGCAATGCTGGATGCCGTGGTTGAATACCTGCCGGCACCGACTGACGTTCCTGCGATCAACGGTATGCTGGACGACGGTAAAGACACGCCTGCTGAGCGTCACGCTGACGACAGCGAGCCGTTCTCTGCGCTGGCGTTCAAAATCGCCAACGACCCGTTCGTGGGCAACCTGACCTTCTTCCGCGTCTACTCTGGCGTGGTTAACTCAGGTGATACCGTACTGAACTCAGTGAAATCTGCTCGTGAGCGTTTCGGCCGTATCGTACAGATGCACGCTAACAAACGTGAAGAGATCAGCGAAGTTCGCGCAGGCGACATCGCAGCGGCAATCGGTCTGAAAGACGTGATCACCGGTGATACCCTGTGTGATCCGAACAGCCCGATCATCCTGGAACGTATGGAGTTCCCGGAGCCGGTAATCTCTATCGCCGTTGAGCCGAAAACCAAAGCTGACCAGGAAAAAATGGGTCTGGCTCTGGGCCGTCTGGCGAAAGAAGACCCGTCATTCCGCGTATGGACTGACGAAGAATCTAACCAGACCATCATCGCTGGTATGGGTGAGCTGCACCTCGACATCATCGTTGACCGCATGAAGCGTGAATTCAACGTTGAAGCGAACGTGGGCAAACCGCAGGTAGCTTACCGCGAAGCAATTCGCTCTAAAGTTACCGACATCGAAGGTAAGCACGCTAAGCAGTCTGGTGGTCGCGGTCAGTACGGTCATGTTGTTATCGACATGTACCCGCTGGAGCCGGGTTCAAACCCGAAAGGCTACGAATTTGTCAACGACATCAAAGGTGGTGTGATTCCTGGCGAATACATCCCTGCGGTTGACAAAGGCATCCAGGAACAGCTGAAATCTGGCCCGCTGGCAGGTTATCCGGTTGTTGATCTGGGCGTGCGTCTGCACTTCGGTTCTTACCATGACGTGGACTCCTCAGAGCTGGCGTTTAAACTGGCCGCTTCTATCGCCTTTAAAGATGGCTTTAAGAAAGCGCAGCCGGTACTGCTTGAGCCGATCATGAAGGTTGAAGTAGAGACTCCGGAAGAGAACACCGGTGACGTCATCGGTGACCTTAGCCGTCGTCGTGGTATGCTGAAAGGGCAGGAATCTAACGCTACCGGCGTTCAGATTCACGCTGAAGTTCCGCTGTCTGAAATGTTCGGATACGCGACGCAGTTGCGTTCTCTGACTAAAGGCCGTGCTTCTTACTCCATGGAGTTCCTGAAGTACGATGATGCGCCGAACAACGTCGCTCAGGCCGTTATTGAAGCTCGTAGCAAATAA
- the tuf gene encoding elongation factor Tu yields MAKEQFQRNKLHVNVGTIGHVDHGKTTLTAAITTVLAKTYGGQARAFDQIDNAPEEKARGITINTSHVEYETPTRHYAHVDCPGHADYVKNMITGAAQMDGAILVVAATDGPMPQTREHILLGRQVGVPYIIVFLNKCDMVDDEELLELVEMEVRDLLSQYDFPGDDTPIVRGSALKALEGDAEWEAKIVELAGHLDTYIPDPVRAIDLPFLLPIEDVFSISGRGTVVTGRVERGIVKVGDEVEIVGIKDTAKSTCTGVEMFRKLLDQGQAGENVGVLLRGIKREEIERGQVLAKPGSIKPHTTFVSEVYVLSKEEGGRHTPFFKGYRPQFYFRTTDVTGNIELPEGVEMVMPGDNIKMTVTLIHPIAMDQGLRFAIREGGRTVGAGVVAEVIA; encoded by the coding sequence ATGGCGAAAGAGCAATTTCAACGTAACAAACTGCACGTAAACGTGGGCACCATCGGTCACGTTGACCACGGTAAAACCACCCTGACTGCAGCAATCACCACCGTTCTGGCTAAAACCTACGGCGGCCAGGCTCGCGCATTCGACCAGATCGATAACGCGCCGGAAGAGAAGGCTCGTGGTATCACCATCAACACCTCTCACGTTGAGTACGAAACCCCGACTCGTCACTACGCGCACGTTGACTGCCCGGGCCACGCCGACTACGTGAAAAACATGATCACCGGTGCTGCTCAGATGGACGGCGCTATCCTGGTTGTTGCTGCGACTGACGGCCCGATGCCGCAGACCCGTGAGCACATCCTGCTGGGTCGTCAGGTTGGCGTTCCTTACATCATCGTGTTCCTGAACAAGTGCGACATGGTTGATGACGAAGAGCTGCTGGAGCTGGTTGAGATGGAAGTTCGTGACCTGCTGTCACAGTACGACTTCCCGGGCGACGACACGCCGATCGTTCGCGGTTCAGCGCTGAAAGCACTGGAAGGCGACGCAGAGTGGGAAGCGAAGATCGTTGAGCTGGCTGGCCACCTGGATACCTACATCCCGGATCCGGTTCGTGCTATCGACCTGCCGTTCCTGCTGCCGATCGAAGACGTATTCTCAATCTCTGGCCGTGGTACCGTTGTTACCGGTCGTGTTGAGCGCGGCATCGTGAAAGTGGGCGACGAAGTTGAAATCGTTGGTATCAAAGACACCGCGAAATCAACCTGTACCGGCGTTGAAATGTTCCGCAAACTGCTGGATCAGGGTCAGGCTGGTGAGAACGTGGGCGTTCTGCTGCGTGGTATCAAGCGTGAAGAGATCGAGCGTGGCCAGGTACTGGCTAAGCCGGGCTCAATCAAGCCGCACACCACTTTCGTGTCAGAAGTATACGTTCTGTCCAAAGAAGAAGGCGGTCGTCACACTCCGTTCTTCAAAGGCTACCGTCCGCAGTTCTACTTCCGTACGACTGACGTGACTGGCAACATCGAACTGCCGGAAGGCGTTGAGATGGTAATGCCGGGCGACAACATCAAGATGACCGTTACTCTGATCCACCCGATCGCGATGGACCAGGGTCTGCGCTTCGCAATCCGCGAAGGCGGCCGTACCGTTGGCGCGGGCGTTGTTGCTGAAGTTATCGCTTAA
- the bfd gene encoding bacterioferritin-associated ferredoxin: MYVCLCNAVSDKTLREAVRRYQPKSIQQLRQLVPVGKQCGKCIRVAREIMEDELQNVPLYKEIA, translated from the coding sequence ATGTACGTTTGTTTGTGTAACGCCGTCAGTGACAAAACCCTCCGCGAGGCGGTTCGCCGCTATCAGCCTAAATCTATCCAGCAGCTGCGCCAGCTTGTCCCGGTTGGAAAGCAGTGCGGTAAGTGCATTCGCGTAGCGCGAGAAATCATGGAAGACGAGCTGCAAAACGTGCCGCT